One window of the Canis aureus isolate CA01 chromosome 1, VMU_Caureus_v.1.0, whole genome shotgun sequence genome contains the following:
- the ZNF607 gene encoding zinc finger protein 607 isoform X3 yields MAHGSLTFSDVAIGFSQQEWECLDPVQKSLYRDVMMENYGNLVSLGYSISKPDVITLLEQGKEPWMVLREETKRWDTDLESRYEIICYGKMYIYTKHSSLSLHSRNYNEEKPCECKECGKAFCCHTDLRVHQIIHTGKKPYECKECGKAFSRLTDFRIHKRIHTGKKPYECEDCGKAFSDVGTFRIHQRIHTGEKPYECKQCGKAFSQASTLMLHDRIHTGEKPFACKNCGKAFRQASHLVRHERIHTGEKPYECKECGKSFSRLTDLRIHKRIHTGKKPYECEDCRKAFSDVGTLRIHQRIHTGEKPYECKQCGKTFSQASNLIQHDRIHTGEKPFACKNCGKAFSQASHLVRHERIHTGEKPYECKLCDKAFRSSYQLTIHHRFHTGEKPYVCKECGKAFSRPTDLRVHKRIHTGEKPYECEECGKTFRRASNLAQHGRVHIGEKSYVCKECEKAFSDVGTLRIHQRIHTGEKPYECKECGKAFSRRTDLRVHKGIHTGEKPYECKQCGKTFSQASNLMQHDRIHTGEKPFACKNCGKAFSQASHLVRHERIHTGEKPYECKLCDKAFRSSHQLTIHHRFHTGEKPYVCKECGKAFIRFTDLRVHKRIHTGEKPYECEECGKAFSRASNLAQHGRVHTGEKSYVCKECEKAFSDVGTLRIHQRIHTGEKPYECKQCGKTFSQASNLIQHDRIHTGEKPFACKNCGKAFSQASHLVRHERIHTGEKPYECKLCDKAFRSSHQLTIHHRFHTGEKPYECKECGKAFSEYGRLTRHQSIHSGKKPFECNKCRKSFRLISNFKVHQSIHTGEKPFECN; encoded by the coding sequence atttgGAATCAAGATATGAAATAATCTGCTAtggaaaaatgtacatttatacaAAACATTCATCCCTTAGCCTGCATTCCAGAAATTATAATGAAGAGAAACCAtgtgaatgtaaggaatgtgggaaggccttttgTTGTCATACAGACCTTAGAGTACATCAAATAATTCATACTGGTAAAAAACcgtatgaatgtaaggaatgtggcaaAGCCTTTAGTCGTCTTACAGACTTTAGAATACAtaagagaattcatactggtaagaaaccctatgaatgtgaAGATTGTGGGAAGGCATTTAGTGATGTTGGGACATTTAGAATAcaccagagaattcatactggtgagaaaccctatgaatgtaagcaATGTGGCAAAGCCTTTAGTCAAGCCTCAACCCTTATGCTACATGacagaattcatactggtgaAAAACCCTTTGCATGTAAAAATTGTGGGAAGGCCTTTCGTCAGGCCTCACATCTTGTTAGACATGAGAGAATTCATACAGgtgagaaaccttatgaatgtaaggaatgtggcaaATCCTTTAGTCGTCTTACAGATCTTAGAATACAtaagagaattcatactggtaagaaaccctatgaatgtgaAGATTGTAGGAAGGCCTTTAGTGATGTTGGGACACTTAGAATAcaccagagaattcatactggtgagaaaccctatgaatgtaagcaGTGTGGCAAAACCTTTAGTCAAGCCTCAAACCTTATACAACACGacagaattcatactggtgaAAAACCCTTTGCATGTAAAAATTGTGGGAAGGCCTTTAGTCAGGCCTCACATCTTGTTAGACATGAGAGAATTCATACAGGTGaaaaaccttatgaatgtaaaTTGTGTGATAAGGCTTTTAGGAGCAGTTATCAACTTACTATACATCATAGatttcatactggtgagaaaccctatGTGTGTAAGGAATGTGGCAAAGCCTTTAGTCGTCCTACAGACCTTAGAGTACATAAaagaattcatactggtgagaaaccctatgaatgtgaAGAATGTGGGAAGACCTTTCGTCGTGCCTCAAACCTTGCTCAACATGGAAGAGTTCATATTGGTGAGAAATCCTATGTATGCAAGGAATGTGAGAAGGCCTTTAGTGATGTTGGGACACTTAGAATAcaccagagaattcatactggtgagaaaccctatGAGTGTAAGGAATGTGGCAAAGCCTTTAGTCGTCGTACAGACCTTAGAGTACATAAGggaattcatactggtgagaaaccctatgaatgtaagcaGTGTGGCAAAACCTTTAGTCAAGCCTCAAACCTTATGCAACATGacagaattcatactggtgaAAAACCCTTTGCATGTAAAAATTGTGGGAAGGCCTTTAGTCAGGCCTCACATCTTGTTAGACATGAGAGAATTCATACAGgtgagaaaccttatgaatgtaaaTTGTGTGATAAGGCTTTTAGGAGCAGCCATCAACTTACTATACATCATAGatttcatactggtgagaaaccttATGTGTGTAAGGAATGTGGCAAAGCCTTTATTCGTTTTACAGACCTTAGAGTACATAAaagaattcatactggtgagaaaccctatgaatgtgaagaatgtgggaaggcctttagtCGTGCCTCAAACCTTGCTCAACATGGAAGAGttcatactggtgagaaatcCTATGTATGTAAGGAATGTGAGAAGGCCTTTAGTGATGTTGGGACACTTAGAATAcaccagagaattcatactggtgagaaaccctatgaatgtaagcaGTGTGGCAAAACCTTTAGTCAAGCCTCAAACCTTATACAACATGacagaattcatactggtgaAAAACCCTTTGCATGTAAAAATTGTGGGAAGGCCTTTAGTCAGGCCTCACATCTTGTTAGACATGAGAGAATTCATACAGGTGaaaaaccttatgaatgtaaaTTGTGTGATAAGGCTTTTAGGAGCAGCCATCAACTTACTATACATCATAGatttcatactggtgagaaaccctatgagtgtaaggaatgtgggaaggctTTTAGTGAATACGGACGGCTTACTCGTCATCAGAGTATTCACAGTGGTAAGAAACCATTTGAATGTAATAAATGTAGGAAGTCCTTTAGACTAATTTCAAACTTCAAAGTACATCAGAGtattcatactggtgagaaaccctTTGAATGTAACTAA
- the ZNF607 gene encoding zinc finger protein 607 isoform X4 produces MVLREETKRWDTDLESRYEIICYGKMYIYTKHSSLSLHSRNYNEEKPCECKECGKAFCCHTDLRVHQIIHTGKKPYECKECGKAFSRLTDFRIHKRIHTGKKPYECEDCGKAFSDVGTFRIHQRIHTGEKPYECKQCGKAFSQASTLMLHDRIHTGEKPFACKNCGKAFRQASHLVRHERIHTGEKPYECKECGKSFSRLTDLRIHKRIHTGKKPYECEDCRKAFSDVGTLRIHQRIHTGEKPYECKQCGKTFSQASNLIQHDRIHTGEKPFACKNCGKAFSQASHLVRHERIHTGEKPYECKLCDKAFRSSYQLTIHHRFHTGEKPYVCKECGKAFSRPTDLRVHKRIHTGEKPYECEECGKTFRRASNLAQHGRVHIGEKSYVCKECEKAFSDVGTLRIHQRIHTGEKPYECKECGKAFSRRTDLRVHKGIHTGEKPYECKQCGKTFSQASNLMQHDRIHTGEKPFACKNCGKAFSQASHLVRHERIHTGEKPYECKLCDKAFRSSHQLTIHHRFHTGEKPYVCKECGKAFIRFTDLRVHKRIHTGEKPYECEECGKAFSRASNLAQHGRVHTGEKSYVCKECEKAFSDVGTLRIHQRIHTGEKPYECKQCGKTFSQASNLIQHDRIHTGEKPFACKNCGKAFSQASHLVRHERIHTGEKPYECKLCDKAFRSSHQLTIHHRFHTGEKPYECKECGKAFSEYGRLTRHQSIHSGKKPFECNKCRKSFRLISNFKVHQSIHTGEKPFECN; encoded by the coding sequence atttgGAATCAAGATATGAAATAATCTGCTAtggaaaaatgtacatttatacaAAACATTCATCCCTTAGCCTGCATTCCAGAAATTATAATGAAGAGAAACCAtgtgaatgtaaggaatgtgggaaggccttttgTTGTCATACAGACCTTAGAGTACATCAAATAATTCATACTGGTAAAAAACcgtatgaatgtaaggaatgtggcaaAGCCTTTAGTCGTCTTACAGACTTTAGAATACAtaagagaattcatactggtaagaaaccctatgaatgtgaAGATTGTGGGAAGGCATTTAGTGATGTTGGGACATTTAGAATAcaccagagaattcatactggtgagaaaccctatgaatgtaagcaATGTGGCAAAGCCTTTAGTCAAGCCTCAACCCTTATGCTACATGacagaattcatactggtgaAAAACCCTTTGCATGTAAAAATTGTGGGAAGGCCTTTCGTCAGGCCTCACATCTTGTTAGACATGAGAGAATTCATACAGgtgagaaaccttatgaatgtaaggaatgtggcaaATCCTTTAGTCGTCTTACAGATCTTAGAATACAtaagagaattcatactggtaagaaaccctatgaatgtgaAGATTGTAGGAAGGCCTTTAGTGATGTTGGGACACTTAGAATAcaccagagaattcatactggtgagaaaccctatgaatgtaagcaGTGTGGCAAAACCTTTAGTCAAGCCTCAAACCTTATACAACACGacagaattcatactggtgaAAAACCCTTTGCATGTAAAAATTGTGGGAAGGCCTTTAGTCAGGCCTCACATCTTGTTAGACATGAGAGAATTCATACAGGTGaaaaaccttatgaatgtaaaTTGTGTGATAAGGCTTTTAGGAGCAGTTATCAACTTACTATACATCATAGatttcatactggtgagaaaccctatGTGTGTAAGGAATGTGGCAAAGCCTTTAGTCGTCCTACAGACCTTAGAGTACATAAaagaattcatactggtgagaaaccctatgaatgtgaAGAATGTGGGAAGACCTTTCGTCGTGCCTCAAACCTTGCTCAACATGGAAGAGTTCATATTGGTGAGAAATCCTATGTATGCAAGGAATGTGAGAAGGCCTTTAGTGATGTTGGGACACTTAGAATAcaccagagaattcatactggtgagaaaccctatGAGTGTAAGGAATGTGGCAAAGCCTTTAGTCGTCGTACAGACCTTAGAGTACATAAGggaattcatactggtgagaaaccctatgaatgtaagcaGTGTGGCAAAACCTTTAGTCAAGCCTCAAACCTTATGCAACATGacagaattcatactggtgaAAAACCCTTTGCATGTAAAAATTGTGGGAAGGCCTTTAGTCAGGCCTCACATCTTGTTAGACATGAGAGAATTCATACAGgtgagaaaccttatgaatgtaaaTTGTGTGATAAGGCTTTTAGGAGCAGCCATCAACTTACTATACATCATAGatttcatactggtgagaaaccttATGTGTGTAAGGAATGTGGCAAAGCCTTTATTCGTTTTACAGACCTTAGAGTACATAAaagaattcatactggtgagaaaccctatgaatgtgaagaatgtgggaaggcctttagtCGTGCCTCAAACCTTGCTCAACATGGAAGAGttcatactggtgagaaatcCTATGTATGTAAGGAATGTGAGAAGGCCTTTAGTGATGTTGGGACACTTAGAATAcaccagagaattcatactggtgagaaaccctatgaatgtaagcaGTGTGGCAAAACCTTTAGTCAAGCCTCAAACCTTATACAACATGacagaattcatactggtgaAAAACCCTTTGCATGTAAAAATTGTGGGAAGGCCTTTAGTCAGGCCTCACATCTTGTTAGACATGAGAGAATTCATACAGGTGaaaaaccttatgaatgtaaaTTGTGTGATAAGGCTTTTAGGAGCAGCCATCAACTTACTATACATCATAGatttcatactggtgagaaaccctatgagtgtaaggaatgtgggaaggctTTTAGTGAATACGGACGGCTTACTCGTCATCAGAGTATTCACAGTGGTAAGAAACCATTTGAATGTAATAAATGTAGGAAGTCCTTTAGACTAATTTCAAACTTCAAAGTACATCAGAGtattcatactggtgagaaaccctTTGAATGTAACTAA